CTTCAAATACTGACTTCCTCACGAGTTCTAACACTAATATTCCCACTTTGTCAGCAGAGTTATGGACACTGCTAACTAAGAAATTAGAATTAATTTAAAATTTCTTTCTCAACATCCAAAATCACTTCATTTTGAGATCTATTAGAATCAATTATCAGATCAGAATTATCTTTTTGTATATTTTCATATAGCTTTGCAGGTTCAATGACTGCTTTAAATATAAACTCCTTTCTCTCTTCAATATTCCTTAACAATCTTCTAGCTATTAATTCATCTTCAGCAATATCCAAATAAATTTTTTTATCAATTAAAGATACAAGTTCTTCATTAGTGTAAATTAAAAATCCATCAATCAATACTATTTTTTGTGGTTTTAATAATTTGTCTTGAGCCTCAGTAAATGCTTTTTTTGGCATATATGTTTCTTTACCTTCTTTTAAATCTTTAATAGCTTTAATTAATAAATCAAAATTAACATCTTCTTTTCTATTCCAAATAGGTTGTCCATCAACATTAGTTGAATTTTCTTTTCTAAAAAATTTATCTGCTTTAATATGCATTACATCTAAAGGATACTTCTCAGCGAGCTCTTTACAAATAGTACTCTTTCCAGAACAACTATTTCCACAAATTCCAACTATAATTGGTGATGTCATAGATAATAACTTTAATGCTTATTTAATAAATTTATCGCAGACAATTTCAATATATATATAAATAAAGCATAATTAATAATTGCATGGCTATGTATCATATATCAAAAGATACAACTCAAATTCAAGAAGAAATTCTTCCAAGTAAAAAATTATTCATAATTGATTTATATAAAACATTAATATTGTGGGATCATAGGAATAATAAGAATATACTTAGAAATGGCACACATGATTTCTTGAATCAATGGATGCAAACTAAAGTCCTATATAGTGATGCAAAAAGAAAAACAATACTTGATTCACTACACACATTTGAGTTAGAACAATATTTTTCCAGAGTATATTCTGAAGAACATGTTAACTTTCAAAGGCCTTTAGGAAACTTTCCATTAATGCATAAATATTACGAAGAAGTAGCTCGATTAGAGGGGTTTTTAATTGAAGATGCTATAGTAATTGAAGATTTTTCTGAAGAATCAAATCAGATACTGGATAATCATCAAATTGATATAATTAAGATACCGGTTCAATATGATAAGCGTTCTGTCAATTTTGGTCAAAAAAGCTCCAGAGAATATAATAGACATAGAAAAAAAGTTAATGGTTATTCTTTCAATGGAGTCTTACCTCTCGAACTAATAGCGTGTTAGTTTAATATTTCATCTCTTTGTTTCATCAATTCTTTTCCAACCATAATTAATAAAATTTTTTGTTAGTTTGAATACAATTTTTCCACTATATGTTAAAATTCTTTCAGATATAAAAAATAATATTATATACATTTTTTGTTTAAATACATAACTCCAGTCAATTTTACAATCCATATACTTTTTTAATTCTCTAAACTCAAGTTGATTATTTTGCAAACTATGGTGATCTGACCAAATTCTAGTGTGTTTATACCACCAACCACGCAAAGATAACACTGGAGTATAATAAACATTAACCAGGTCAGATTCTATAAATGATTCTCTACCATAATTTTTTATTAAAAAATAACTCAAATATGAATCATCTCCTTTTGAATTCCTAAATGTAGATTTCAATACACTTCCAAATATTGTATTTTTTAATGAATATATTCGACCATGAATATAATTTCTTTGTTTTTCAAATTTTTCAAATGATTTAGGCGGAATTTGAGATTTTGGATAAATTCTTCTAATATTAATTATTTTTGATAAAAAAGTCTTAGATAAAGGTATTGGA
The sequence above is a segment of the Candidatus Woesearchaeota archaeon genome. Coding sequences within it:
- a CDS encoding AAA family ATPase — protein: MTSPIIVGICGNSCSGKSTICKELAEKYPLDVMHIKADKFFRKENSTNVDGQPIWNRKEDVNFDLLIKAIKDLKEGKETYMPKKAFTEAQDKLLKPQKIVLIDGFLIYTNEELVSLIDKKIYLDIAEDELIARRLLRNIEERKEFIFKAVIEPAKLYENIQKDNSDLIIDSNRSQNEVILDVEKEILN
- a CDS encoding glycosyltransferase, yielding MNKIKNISVGIPVYNEEKTIIKCLDSVYNSLKLINGIDFIVIICFNGTTDNSKKIIQNKINDYPNLIITSSKKGKTKAICKILENSKETDICIFIDSDAIMDKKCITNIINKFNQTESNLLCVTGNPIPLSKTFLSKIINIRRIYPKSQIPPKSFEKFEKQRNYIHGRIYSLKNTIFGSVLKSTFRNSKGDDSYLSYFLIKNYGRESFIESDLVNVYYTPVLSLRGWWYKHTRIWSDHHSLQNNQLEFRELKKYMDCKIDWSYVFKQKMYIILFFISERILTYSGKIVFKLTKNFINYGWKRIDETKR